The stretch of DNA aagttttaaatatggtttttttttttttttttttttttttacaaaaacccatcgcttcacttcagaaagcctttattaaccccctgaagccgtatggattatatttatatccattgatggatggatgcatttattttaggcttcaaaacaggcccccccgttcactaccattataatgcTTGGAAAAGCCagagtatttttaaatatagtagtcaacatttgaagtggatccaaaaagttaataaaagttgtcctaagaactaagttgtcctagtttttaggacaactttgatgaaaggttttgatccacttcaaatgttgactactgtatatcaccgattgtgttcgtctgaaagaatagtcatatacaccttggattgtttgagggtgagtaaatcatgagataattttcatttttgggtgaactatcccttttaagaaaataatatcTTGAAGTAAAAAGGAAAGGACAAGCAGAATTCAATAAGTAAAACATTgccatttaataaaaaacaaagctcCAGGTTCAATGTCTGGGGACCAGACTCTGGGTGCAATGCTTCAAAATACATAATTGGATTGTAAAAAAAACCTGCATACTTACAAACTCACCAAAGCCGACCATCTCAGAGAAGAGGGAATAAAAGTAAAAGGATAAAATGGAGAaagagggggggaaaaaaaataaaataacctttCCATTCACTCCTTACCTTGTATTGTGATGTACAAAACTAACTGGCACAGCTAGGCAAGTCacagtaaataaaaacatacttttcatatctggactttttttctttgaatgGATTGTGTGTTCTTCTATTCAGCCATTAAACACCCTGAACCATTCCCAAAGGTCTCTAAACGCAGGCCTGTGTATAACTGGCATTTGTCACAGAAGTCGGATGTATGAGAGTTATTTCTTTGCAAAGGAgattttcattgcattgctCTGCGTGATCTTAAAGCCTTGCAAAGCTTCTCTGGCTGCACCCGCCTGCACCTCATTATCAAACTCCACAAAGGCGATGTCGTGACGGCCGGGGACAAGACGGACTTCTTTGAATCCAGGGAACCTAGGAGAAGAAAGCGACATTGTAATTAGCAAAAGGAGAtcttatgttttaaaatgactgaaCTGAACAAGGTTCAAAAGGGGGGTGAAAGCAAACAAATACTCACTGGTTGAACAGCATGGACAGCATGAGCTCGTTGGTCTCCTCTGGGAGATTGGTGAGAAACAGGATGTGGTTGGGAGGGTTTTCCGACACCTACAAACAAAATGAATGTTGTTAATAAAGTCACAAACCAAATATAGAGCCTTTATTCTCATTTTAGTGCATACCTGCTGTGGCATCTGGCCAGGCATTTGTCCTGGCATCATCTGACCTGGTGGCATGGCACCTGGTGGCATCTGTCCTGGTGCCATGCCAGGCGGAGGCATCATCCCAGGCGGAGGCATGTAGGGAGGCTGACCGGGCATTGGCATCATGCGAGGAGCTTGGCTCATTGGTGGCATTCcctataaatgacaaaataaataaacaacagcCTGAAAATAGGCCACAATGGAGCAAACACACCAATTCCCGAAGATGATCCCAAATATACTAACTGGCATAGCTGCAGGTACTCCGGCCATAGCAGGTGTGGCAGCAGCACCACCCTTTTTCCCAGCACCTGGTTCAGGGGCTTTAGgctttttcttctctttcttacGGTCTCGCTCCACATACGTGCCCTTCATTTTCGCAATGATATCAGAGTCCTGCTTTGCATACTGAATACGCTGTGAATAGATTgaattttaaaagcattttagtACAGATTGTGGTTTAATTAAAGACAtcaattatttcaaaatatataaataagattttggtaagatttttaaatgtttttgaaagaagtgctgtattatgctgtatttatttgatcaaaaatgagtgAAAATCTGAAAAGAGTGAaatctgtaatattgtgaaatattactacaatttaaagtaacggttttctatttgaataaataGTAAAACGTAATTTATagatgtgatcaaagctgaatgttcagcatcattactccagtcttcagtgtcacaagatccttcaagggttaattcacccaaaaaatgaaatttgttattaattactcaccctcatgtcgttccacacccataagacctttgttcgtcttcagaacacaaattaagatatttttgatgaaatccaagagttacATGACTCGTCCACAGACAGCaaaataatcaacactttcaaggtccagaaaggtactaaagacatcgttaaaacagtcgacatgactgcagtggttcaaccttaatgttatgaagagacgagaatactttttgtgcgcaaaaaacaaacaaaaataacttctttattcaacaatatcttctcttctgtgtcattctgtgtcaaacctggaagcgctgaatgtaaacaacacatgagaatgatacagaagagaagatattgttgaataaagatattgttaaaagtcctctcgtcgcttcataaaattaaggttgaaccactgcagtcacgttgacacttttaatgtctttagtacctttctggaccttgaaagtgttgattattttgctgtctatggacgagtcatgtaactcttggatttcatcaaaaatatcttgtgtataattatataattataatataatttgtgttctgaagatgaacaaaggtcttacgagtgcagaacgacatgagggtgagtaattaatgacagaattttcacttttgatcaatttaatgcatccttgctgaataaaaatatgaattccTTTACCACTGAAAGGTTTGGGGTGCATATAATAGTTCACAtcgttttcacaaaaaaatagaatttataaaataataataattaatataatatatatatatatatatatatatatatatatatataacagatCATACCATGGGTTTATCATAAAAAGGGAAGCCTTGCATAGAGCGGAGTGCATTGGAAGCACTGTTGATCTCCTTGAAGATCACAAAGGCCTGACCCCTCATTTTCAGTGTAGGAGAAACAAGGATGTCCAGGATTTGTCCAAACTGGGAGAATATAGCATACAACGACTTTTTCAGTTCTATTAAAAACGAGAGAGAAGGAAAAGGGTTGCAACATGAACAATGTGCAGAAATCAATGCcaatgatattttattaaaaacaaacagatcAACAAAACCATACCATCTTTTTTGATCTTCTCATTCAAGTTGTTAATGTAAATAGTGTGGTTTAGCCGCATCTCCTGACCAGCCATGATTCTGGAAAGATAAACAGAGATAATAAACCCTATGAAAGAAACGAAACTTCAACATGTGCCCACACAAAGATTAGAATGTGTAGAAAGGGGGGGAAAGGCTTATTGAGCATATAGGAAGCGCTGGAAGAAGTTTGCGTTTCGGTAAAAGTCCTCAAGATGCAAGAAATACCTATTagctattatttatttcttaatgaACGATATAAAACTGTGAATGACTGACCCACCTCGTTGTTTAAACGGGAGCTAGTCAGTTAGCGTCAACTAATTTAACAAAGAACAGTGGGAAAACAcgtatttttatataataaactaAGCCGTTAATAAGAACAAAACAATAAGcattaatacataaaaaaaatcaacttacTCACAATTATTTGACGAGCTTCTACCGACTACAAACCTGAATGAAAATCcacacagggggaaaaaaaaaagagcgtGCAACTTCCGCCTGAAAAACCGCCTTCTCGAAAATGTAAAGATTCGATTGGACAGCTGAACATGAGTCTTCTGAGCACGTCCGACTACCAACACGCATTCTGATTGGATACTTTAGAGCGGGCGAGCCATTCTAGATAAACCGATTGGTTTGTTTATCGTGTTACGCTGTTTTCTGCTCGGGTGTCACGTCGctgaatataatttaaaatgccgcttctaatattaattttgtaataattttgaattggttaataaaaaaatatcggCATTAAAAAAGATATGATCAATCgggatattttatatttttattgtatttttgacatTCACGACCATATGACCTTATTTGGTATTCCCTAAGTAGAGAACACTAGCCAGACCTTCTTGGATAACTTCTTGGATTTTCGAATACTTATAAGACAACTTTTACAACATTGTTTTGATGTCGGTTTATTGGAAACAACACTGTAACGTATATGTACACACCATACTCTCACAATACTCGCACATGTTGTCATTCGTTTTTCATTTACTAACTCTTCTGTTGCAGCAGAATGTCAGCGGAGAATGTTGCAGCACCTCCTCCACCTCCACTCCCTCCTCCACCTCCATCAGTGTCCAGCAAGAAGAAGCTTTACCAGGCTTTAGCAGAGGGAAGGGCCCCTGTAGAGGGGGACCATGAAGAGGCGAGGATTATTATAGTACAGAGAGAAAGCAGGTAAGCACAAATCACAGTACTCTCAGAAAACCTTCTCTCTCCAGTCATATTTTCATCACAGCATTTTCTCAATGAAGTTTTAGGAAGGATCTGCAGTGGTTGCTGTTCAATAAGTATGTGCCTTCACTCATTCAAGATGGCCCACAGtaagtgtttataaaaatacctattagtttcattttttgatGGTCGATGCCGATATCTTAGAAAGTAGGGCTAATTATTATTGACTAAGTATAAGGCTAAATATGGCTAAATATTATtgtacataatatttatttataaaaaggaaaaacttgATAAAAAATGAACCTGTAAAATAAACAGGTTTATTCTTAAAATGTgactctggaccacaaaaccagtcataagtcacacaggtatatttgtagaaaTAGACAACATTAcactgtatgggtcaaaattactgatttttcttttatgccaaaaatcatttagatattaagtaaagatcatgttccatgaagatattttgtaaatttcctaccataaatatatcaaaaatgtatttttgtgagtggatatgcattgctaaggacttcatttggacaacgttaaaggtgattttctcaatgtttttatttttttgcaccctcagattccagattttcaaatagttgtatctcctaccctaacaaaccatacatcaatggaaagcttatttattcagctttcagatgatctcaatttcaaaaaattgacccttatggcaggttttgtggtccagggtcacaaagaGAAACTTCTAGATTGTGTGATCATTATGTAGTATTTTGCACAAATGAAGAAATTGTTAGAAACAATAACATAAAAGTTCACTTAAGAATATGGTAAATAATTTTAGCTAATTTTACATAGAGTACACAGTGAATATGATATGAATATTCTGACACTTGTCGACCAAACACGATTTCAGGTGTGGTCTTGTGGCCTTATGGATGGCGGCTCATCTGCTGCAGCCTCCTCAGACGCTGGTCCTGGAGACGCTGGTCCAAACGGCAAAAAACAACGGCTACACTGAACAAGGAGAAATGTTTTCTGGTACTAACATCTGCTTTTAAATCTAACTGTCATACATGTACAGAtgatctcaatttaaaaaaatggacccttatgactggttttttCTTAATGAAGGTGGATGTAATGAAAAGCAAAGTAATGTTTTGATGCTATTGCAGGTTGTTCTTCTGTAAAGAGTGCTATAATTTGTTATAATGCTAAtatttaatgggtttttttctgtttcaaattaGCCTGTGACATGGCCAAGCTGGCGGAGGAAGTGTGTGGGTGCAGAGTTCAGAGGTTATCAGGAGGCATGATGGGAGAAAACACCACTGTCATTCTTAAACACCTCGCTGGCGGACAGCCTGTTCTTATACCGTATCTTTACTGCCTATATGTTTGCTCAGTTTTCTgaaatcatttaattattttct from Ctenopharyngodon idella isolate HZGC_01 chromosome 18, HZGC01, whole genome shotgun sequence encodes:
- the snrpa gene encoding U1 small nuclear ribonucleoprotein A, which translates into the protein MAGQEMRLNHTIYINNLNEKIKKDELKKSLYAIFSQFGQILDILVSPTLKMRGQAFVIFKEINSASNALRSMQGFPFYDKPMRIQYAKQDSDIIAKMKGTYVERDRKKEKKKPKAPEPGAGKKGGAAATPAMAGVPAAMPGMPPMSQAPRMMPMPGQPPYMPPPGMMPPPGMAPGQMPPGAMPPGQMMPGQMPGQMPQQVSENPPNHILFLTNLPEETNELMLSMLFNQFPGFKEVRLVPGRHDIAFVEFDNEVQAGAAREALQGFKITQSNAMKISFAKK
- the actmap gene encoding UPF0692 protein C19orf54 homolog isoform X1 — translated: MSAENVAAPPPPPLPPPPPSVSSKKKLYQALAEGRAPVEGDHEEARIIIVQRESSFRKDLQWLLFNKYVPSLIQDGPQCGLVALWMAAHLLQPPQTLVLETLVQTAKNNGYTEQGEMFSACDMAKLAEEVCGCRVQRLSGGMMGENTTVILKHLAGGQPVLIPYDEDFNHEPCLRNGHKAHWAVVSGILLGLRQGCVDSKHFPPDVTLPWLHLSQNEASVSWPMDGIEEVFVLAKQGKSLRYQLWRFELITQSNSQLKEMAPQRASDGTRYVLPVGGVQEGLAGQVLLLHTNTQIS
- the actmap gene encoding UPF0692 protein C19orf54 homolog isoform X2, yielding MSVYWKQHLSSKKKLYQALAEGRAPVEGDHEEARIIIVQRESSFRKDLQWLLFNKYVPSLIQDGPQCGLVALWMAAHLLQPPQTLVLETLVQTAKNNGYTEQGEMFSACDMAKLAEEVCGCRVQRLSGGMMGENTTVILKHLAGGQPVLIPYDEDFNHEPCLRNGHKAHWAVVSGILLGLRQGCVDSKHFPPDVTLPWLHLSQNEASVSWPMDGIEEVFVLAKQGKSLRYQLWRFELITQSNSQLKEMAPQRASDGTRYVLPVGGVQEGLAGQVLLLHTNTQIS